The genomic region CGAGCAGCGCCATGATCTCGGCGGACGTCTCCGGATCGAGGTTGCCGGTCGGCTCGTCGCACAGCATGATGAGCGGGTTGTTCACCAGCGAGCGCGCGATCGCGGTGCGTTGCTGTTCGCCGCCTGACAACTCGTGCGGGAACATCCTGCTCTTGTGCGCGACGCCGACGAGCTCGAGCGCGCGCGGCACGCGGCGCATGACGTCGCGCGAGCTCGCGCCGGTCACTTGCAGCGCATAGGCGACGTTCTCCCAGACGGTCTTACCGCGAAGCAGTTTGAAATCTTGGAAGACGACGCCGACCTTGCGGCGCAAGAGCGGGACCTGGCCGTGCGGCAGCGTGGAGAGGCGCCAATCGTCGACGACGACATCGCCGGCGCTCGGCTGCGCCTCGCGATAGATGCACTTGAGCACGCTCGATTTGCCCTGGCCGGTGCTGCCGACGAGGAACAGGAACTCGCCCCGCGCGACGTTCAGGTTGACGTTCGAGAGCGCGTGGACGCCGTTTGGGTAGACGAGGCTGACGTCCTCAAAGACAATCATGCCCAGCCGTGTTCACTCTGGGCGCGCGTGTATCGCATGCTGAAACACCGGATTCGATGGGGCCGCCAAGCGGCCCTATCGGCGGGAAAGACGGGGCTGCATCCGAACC from Candidatus Eremiobacteraceae bacterium harbors:
- the ftsE gene encoding cell division ATP-binding protein FtsE, yielding MIVFEDVSLVYPNGVHALSNVNLNVARGEFLFLVGSTGQGKSSVLKCIYREAQPSAGDVVVDDWRLSTLPHGQVPLLRRKVGVVFQDFKLLRGKTVWENVAYALQVTGASSRDVMRRVPRALELVGVAHKSRMFPHELSGGEQQRTAIARSLVNNPLIMLCDEPTGNLDPETSAEIMALLARINAKGTTVIVATHNQASVDRMRRRVVRLVHGRIAHDEERGRYHVGLG